The Triticum aestivum cultivar Chinese Spring chromosome 6D, IWGSC CS RefSeq v2.1, whole genome shotgun sequence genomic sequence ggatttgtcactccgtgtatcagagaggtatctctgggccctctcggtaatgcacatcactataagccttgcaagcaatgtgactaatgagttagttatgggatgatgcattacgaacgagtaaagagacttgctggtaacgagattgaactaggtattgagataccgacgatcgaatctcgggcaagtaacataccgagacaaagggaacaacgtatgttgttatgcggtttgaccgataaagatcttcgtagaatatgtgggagccaatatgagcatccatgttccgctattggttattgactggagatgagtcttggtcatgtctacatagttctcgaacccgtagggtccgcacgcttaacgttcgatgatgatcggtattatgagtttatgtgttttgatgtaccgaaggtagttcggagtcccggatgtgatcacggacatgacgaggagtctcgaaatggtcgagacataaagaatgatatattggacgatgttagtcagacaccggatgagttccgggggtcatcggataaatatcggagtgccggaagggttatcagaaccaccggagaagtaatgggccttattgggcctaggggagagagagatgggCTGCCAAGGGctgcccccccccatgggcctagtctgaattggactagggggaggggcgccgccccctccttccttctctttccccctccttccttcttctcctagtaggactaggaaaggggggagtcctactcctactaggaggaggattcctccccccttggcgcgcctatgagggtcggccggcctccccctccctcctttatatacgtggggaggggggcaccctagaacacatcaaagttgatcttagccatgtgcggtgcccccctccacagatctCCACCTCTGTcgtatcgttgtagtgcttaggcgaagccttgcatcggtaacttcatcaacaccgtcaccacgccgtcgtgctgacggaactctccctcggcctcagctggatcaagagttcgagggacgtcaccgagctgaacgtgtgcagatcgcggaggtgtcgtgcgttcggtacttgatcggttggatcgcgaagacgttcgactacatcaacctcgttactaaacgcttccgctttcggtctacgagggtacgtggacacactctcccgctcgttttatgcatcacatagatagatcttgcgtgatcgtaggtaaattttttgaaatactgcgttccccaacacggacccttccccagaccctgcgcaagcgggagctcaTGCACCGGGCTGCCCGTATAGAGAAAATGTATCTCATGTAtaaaaaaatgtatacaaaaaaatatacaatgcgtgtgaaaaagttgatcatgtatttaaaaaaaaataAGCATTTGAAAATAAATGTTAACACGTTTTTgagaaatgttaatcaagcatttgaaaatgttaaatgtgtatagaaaaaatgttgacaatgTATTAAAAAATGTATAACATGTATTTCGAAAAGGttcatcaagcatttgaaaaaatgttaaatgtgcataggAAAAatcttgaccatgtattaaaaattaaTCTTGTATTGTATTTGaaatatgttaatcaagcattcgaaaaatattaaatgtatatagaaaaaatgttgaccatgtattcagaaAATGTTTAGCATGtattttcaaaaatgttaatcaagaattttaaaaaatgtcacCATGCATTAAAAAcatgttaatcttgtattctattaaaaatgttaaacttctatttgaaaaatattaatcaagcatttaaaaaatattaatcaagtatttgaaaagaAATGTATATAGAAaacatgttgaccatgtattaaaaaaatcttGCATTTGAAATACAGTTAAAAATTAaagaaatgttaaatgtgtatagaaaaaatgttgaccatgcattaaaacatgtatatcttgtgtttgaattttttttaattaaGCATctaaaaatgtgtatagaaaaatgttaatcttgtatttgaaaaatgttaaaatttTGCATGTAAATAAtggtgtattaaaaaatgtttaacttttatttgtaacaatgttAAACGTGTTTTATAATTTTTTCTTAGCATATATGGAAATGCAAaatgaaacaaataaaaaaagtgtAAAGGGAATTAAAAAATTAGTGAAAATCCATAAAGAAACAAAGGACCCTGCAGACTCGCGCAGTCCACAGTCCACAAGATTCTCCAAAAAACAAAAAGAGTCCACACTCCACACTCCACACTCGTGTCCACTGACCACTGTCCTTCCCAAAAACCCTCGTCCATGGCGACCGCGGCACCGCCGCCCGAGGAGTTCGCCCGCGACGCCATGGCCTACgtagccgaggaggaggaggaggaccctgAGGAGGTGGAGCCGTGggtttcctccgactcggagccggACGAGCACCCGGCGCTCGAGCCGCGGGACCCTTCCCCCAACTcggagccgcagccgccgccgcctgcaccgACGAATTCGGCGTCCGAGGTGGCGGAGGAGGGGCAGAAGGCGGCGCCTTGGCCTGGGTTCCCCGGCGCGAGCGTGTTCCGGCTGGTCGTGGCCGGGGACAAGGTGGGCGGCCTCATCGGCCGCCGGGGCGAGATCGTCAAGCGCCTCTGCGAGGAGACCCGCGCCCGCGTCCGCGTCCTCGACGCCACGGACGGCGTCTCCAGCCGGATTGTAAGCCTCCTTCCCTGTAATTTTGGTTGATGGCTTGATGTGATGGTGGTTAGGGCACGGGAAATTGGGCGCGTGGAGGGTGGAGCATACTTTCACAATCAAGTTGATGTATTAGCAATATTTAAGGAGCTAAATTAGAAATTCCTTTGGGATTTGTGCATGCTCAGTGTAAGAGCATTTCCAACGGCTCCCCTTTCCCCAATATTTTCCTGGTATTGGGGGATTTGGGCCAAAGTAACAGCTCCAATGGCTCCTCTTTCCCTAATATTTTTTGGAGATCACAAAGAACAGCCCATCTTCCCATAAATGGAGGGGGAGTTGACCCTCTCTATTGGGGCTGCGATTATTATGGATCTGCTGGAGCTTCCATCCCCAATAACCGGAAAAGTGTTATTGGGGAGCCCCAACAAGTGCTTAGTGTGGGAGTTTTTTTGTGAGCTGTCGGAGATGCTCTAAATTGGACCGGGCACAAGTATGGGTCTGCCGCAAGCAAACACTCGACATATACATCAGCAATTGTGTGCCAGCATTGCCCTGGTTTGGGTTGCTCATTTCCAAGTTGTCTTGGGACTTGAGATCATCAAGCGCCTCTGTGAGGAGACCCATGTCCGCGTCCTCGAGACCACGGGCGGCGTCACCGGCCAGATTTTAAGGCTCCTCCCCCGGAATTCTGGTTGATTCATGTTAGGATTTATGGCTCGATGGTGGTGGTTAGGACATCGGGAATTGGAAACTGAGTCGCTCGTGCCATGCTTAGTATGCGGTTGGGCGCGTCGAGCATGAATTTCTACGGTCTCATGTGGTCACAACGATGGATTAGCAATATAAGCTAGCTAAGCTAGAAATGACTTTGGGATTTGTGCATGCTCATTGTAAATTGGACTGTGGCGTTAGCGTGGGTCTTCCACAAGCAGCTCTCGACATGTAGATCAGCAATTGTGTGCCAGCATTGCCCTGGTTTGGGTTACTCGTTTCCATGTTCTCTTGATAATTGTGCATTGTGGCCGTCGGCACATTGTTACTGTCATCTTGCAACGCTATCCTAGATGCAATTGTGCTGTATCTTGCATAAGGACACTGATGCGTTGTCACAAGGTCAAATAATTATATTATCCCCATGCTCTTTCAAGTTCTAGCTCACACGGAGGCGGCCTAATCATCATTAGAGAAAATGAGTAGACAACTGTAAGACCATAGAAACCAGGTTGGTCCATCATATATAATAGTTCTGGAACACTTTTTATTAACTTGTTCTGGGACCTAATTTGGTTATGAAATGGACGAAACAATGTTAGCTTTATAGTTCGAATTGTTAAATGAGCTTTTTTTGTTAGCATTTAATAGATAAGTGACTTATTGTTTAATTTAACTGTTCTACAAGCTATCTCTACTTTGGTAAGTCTTGGCCATGTTATCTGTTGGGTTGTTGTTTTAGTTTAACAGTTTTTGCAATCATAGGAACAAAGGCATTACTAAGGCCATGTGTTAGGGAAGTTGAAATGACTTGACCAGGTGAAAATTACTCTCAGTCTCGTAAGCATAAGCTTTTTAAAACGGGAGGATTCTAGTGTGGCATGTTGAGGTGGTACTTACTGTGAGTAcataaaaaagaacaaaaaaggtTAAACTTAGATCATTTGTTTGTACTTTCTTATTCATTGTGTTAAATTTTATATCTCCTCTTTAGGTCTTGATATCCGCAACAGAAGAAACACAAGCAGAACTGGCACCTGCTATGGATGCTGCAGTTAGGATCTTCAAACATGTAAATGATATAGAAGGGATCAATCCTGATGTCACATTATCTGCTTCTGCACCAGAAATTTGTTGTGCTAGATTAATGGTTCCTAAAGCACAAGCGGTGCACTTAATTGGCAAGCAAGGAACCATGATCAAGTTAATTCAAGAAACTACTGGTGCTACCATGAGGATTATAGATCAAGGTACACGGTTATACATTTTCATGTTAACTATTATGCGATGCATTTCCAGTTTGATCCATAGAATTACTGGTCATTTTTATTACCTATGAATTAATGATATTGGTTTTGCTCTTGGATGTGTAACTTGAAAAGGTATATACATTTTCAACTCAATTATTATGTGATGCATTTCCAGTTTGATTTGTAGAATCGCCAGTCTTTTTTTACCTATAAATTATTAACATTGGTTTTGATCTTGGATGTATAACTTGAATGCTGAAACAAGGGAGTATACCTGGGCATTCCAAAGCAAACGTGGTGTCCCTAACTTCTATGATCCATCATTTCTTGTACAAGAGTCCACCAGTACTTGATGTCAAGTTCTTTATGCCGAGAAAAATCCAGAAAAACTATTCGACTGTTTTCCCAACTTTGTGTTGTAGCACCAACCTTCTCTGAAAAGTAGCACCTGCCTTCTACCAGAAATTAGTAGCACCGGCCCTGTTCACTAGAATAGTAGAACGTACTCTGTTTCATCACTGAAAAAGGAGTGCAATTGATAGGATTCTTATTCTTGTGTTATCTAACTTGTTAGCATGAGAATACTTGGTTTTGTTGGTTG encodes the following:
- the LOC123143497 gene encoding RNA-binding KH domain-containing protein PEPPER isoform X2 gives rise to the protein MATAAPPPEEFARDAMAYVAEEEEEDPEEVEPWVSSDSEPDEHPALEPRDPSPNSEPQPPPPAPTNSASEVAEEGQKAAPWPGFPGASVFRLVVAGDKVGGLIGRRGEIVKRLCEETRARVRVLDATDGVSSRIVLISATEETQAELAPAMDAAVRIFKHVNDIEGINPDVTLSASAPEICCARLMVPKAQAVHLIGKQGTMIKLIQETTGATMRIIDQDDLLSNQMVVERIVEIRGASLKVLNALKSVLGLLRKFLVDHSVLHLFERKNQAETEVQDSSKENQVTNGYAPPVNQDLLLSYSRSPLNPNGSRYLSYGHDPSVCDPYSPDIRRPTVSIISKITQTMQIPLLQAEEIIGVRGQTVAHIRSVSGAVVVLEETGNYLDEVLVSIEGTSSQVETAHQLIQPTTHTQIVATYQLH
- the LOC123143497 gene encoding RNA-binding KH domain-containing protein PEPPER isoform X3; the encoded protein is MATAAPPPEEFARDAMAYVAEEEEEDPEEVEPWVSSDSEPDEHPALEPRDPSPNSEPQPPPPAPTNSASEVAEEGQKAAPWPGFPGASVFRLVVAGDKVGGLIGRRGEIVKRLCEETRARVRVLDATDGVSSRIVLISATEETQAELAPAMDAAVRIFKHVNDIEGINPDVTLSASAPEICCARLMVPKAQAVHLIGKQGTMIKLIQETTGATMRIIDQDDLLSNQMVVERIVEIRGASLKVLNALKSVLGLLRKFLVDHSVLHLFERKNQAETEVQDSSKENQVTNGYAPPVNQDLLLSYSRSPLNPNGSRYLSYGHDPSVCDPYSPDIRRPTVSIISKITQTMQIPLLQAEEIIGVRGQTVAHIRSVSGAVVVLEETGNYLDEVLVSIEGTSSQVETAHQLIQARTKDCH